The following are encoded in a window of Bacteroides sp. AN502(2024) genomic DNA:
- the csm3 gene encoding type III-A CRISPR-associated RAMP protein Csm3, protein MIMNVKLIKKVIYTGKIVLKTGLHIGGTNAGLNIGGPDRFVVRNPINNIPYIPGSSLKGKMRALVEIANGETNNGKPTNRIEDKAGALFGVAGDNDKSRPSRLIVRDAELWKDDPDIDFKNTDLPYTESKTEVCIDRVTAKANPRTFERVPAGAKFNLEMVLNVFEGEDENRLKQTLKEAIHLLEDDYLGGHGSRGYGQVEIYLDKEEGEERFY, encoded by the coding sequence ATGATTATGAATGTAAAATTGATAAAGAAAGTTATTTATACCGGTAAAATAGTATTGAAAACCGGTTTGCATATTGGTGGAACTAATGCCGGATTAAATATCGGTGGTCCGGATAGGTTTGTGGTACGTAACCCTATAAACAATATTCCTTATATCCCGGGAAGTTCATTAAAAGGGAAAATGCGGGCATTGGTGGAGATAGCCAATGGCGAAACGAACAATGGAAAACCTACTAATCGAATAGAAGATAAAGCCGGTGCTTTGTTTGGAGTGGCTGGTGATAATGATAAAAGTCGTCCGTCACGTCTGATTGTACGTGATGCGGAGTTGTGGAAGGATGATCCGGATATTGATTTTAAGAATACAGATTTGCCTTATACGGAGAGTAAAACAGAAGTTTGTATAGATAGAGTGACGGCAAAAGCAAATCCTAGAACATTTGAACGTGTGCCGGCTGGTGCCAAATTCAACTTAGAGATGGTGCTGAATGTTTTTGAAGGAGAAGATGAAAACAGATTGAAGCAAACCTTGAAAGAGGCTATTCATTTGTTGGAAGATGATTATTTAGGTGGGCATGGATCTAGGGGCTACGGGCAGGTTGAAATTTATCTGGATAAGGAAGAAGGAGAAGAACGATTTTATTAA
- the csx2 gene encoding TIGR02221 family CRISPR-associated protein has translation MNRKVFVSVLGTGFYTSCNYRKDDFVSSDTRFVQQATLEYLNATYWKETDVVIFLLTDGAKKNNWNASIVSRKNVKTGEEEIYYGLQTVLKNMHLPCHIQELHIPDGRTETEMWEIFNILFDTLRENDELYVDLTHSFRYLPMLVLVLENYAKFLKNIEVLHISYGNYESRDIEKNEAPIVDLLPLSTLQDWTFAAANFIRNGDVDRLSELCKKSLHPLLKDAEIRKNNPDLNILKNYVDSLQKVIQDMKGCRGIHILEGDNIMRFLEYSQQLGDVIIQPMNPILKKMKDSFSGFVPSSDVKNGYLAAKWCFEHQMYQQALTILHENIISHVCELQHLDCKEETERELAKYALKISINNIGEELWKVDTEEKKERIKALLQQELVAKLASTFMVTTNLRNDYNHAGMRSNPVKFDTLVKELGKRIDKAYEMCK, from the coding sequence ATGAATAGAAAGGTCTTTGTTTCAGTTTTAGGTACAGGATTTTACACGTCCTGTAACTATCGGAAAGATGATTTTGTTTCTTCTGATACCCGTTTTGTACAGCAAGCTACGCTTGAGTATCTGAATGCTACATATTGGAAAGAGACGGATGTAGTCATATTTCTATTGACGGATGGAGCGAAAAAGAATAATTGGAATGCAAGTATTGTTTCTCGAAAGAATGTGAAGACCGGTGAAGAAGAAATATATTATGGTCTGCAGACTGTATTGAAAAATATGCATTTGCCTTGTCACATTCAGGAACTTCATATCCCGGACGGTAGGACAGAAACAGAAATGTGGGAGATTTTTAATATACTTTTTGATACACTGCGCGAGAATGACGAACTGTATGTGGATTTAACACATAGTTTTCGGTATTTGCCTATGTTGGTATTGGTGCTGGAGAACTATGCAAAATTCTTAAAGAACATAGAAGTTCTTCATATTTCTTATGGTAATTATGAATCGCGAGATATTGAGAAGAATGAAGCTCCAATTGTGGATTTGTTACCTTTATCTACCTTGCAAGACTGGACTTTTGCTGCGGCAAATTTTATACGGAACGGAGATGTCGACCGATTAAGTGAGTTGTGTAAGAAATCTCTACATCCATTATTAAAGGATGCGGAAATACGAAAAAATAACCCGGACCTTAATATCTTGAAGAATTATGTCGATTCTCTTCAAAAAGTGATTCAAGACATGAAAGGGTGCAGAGGTATTCATATATTGGAAGGGGATAATATTATGAGATTTTTGGAATATTCGCAACAATTGGGAGATGTCATTATTCAGCCGATGAATCCTATCTTGAAAAAAATGAAAGACTCGTTTTCAGGGTTTGTCCCTTCCTCAGACGTGAAGAATGGGTATTTGGCTGCAAAATGGTGCTTTGAGCATCAGATGTATCAGCAGGCGTTGACCATTTTGCATGAGAATATTATTTCTCATGTATGCGAATTGCAACATTTGGATTGTAAAGAAGAAACAGAACGCGAATTAGCTAAATATGCATTAAAAATATCTATAAACAATATTGGCGAGGAATTGTGGAAGGTGGATACAGAAGAGAAAAAAGAGCGGATAAAAGCTTTGTTACAGCAAGAGTTAGTAGCGAAATTAGCCTCTACTTTCATGGTTACTACTAATTTACGGAATGATTATAATCATGCTGGTATGCGGAGTAATCCTGTAAAGTTCGATACTTTGGTAAAGGAATTGGGAAAAAGGATAGATAAAGCGTATGAAATGTGTAAGTAA
- the csm2 gene encoding type III-A CRISPR-associated protein Csm2, which translates to MSYDEKMGGRSYRSQNNQSYVLSRDRDIADAKSFFLNQLSYQSNWITEKADKALVEFAEKAGKYMAENNLTNSKIRSIYGEIKRIQMKTFEKDKASFFLLKPKVAYALGREQKDVKGLQLFKSIFDKSFDDVTNETQYLNFCNLIEAILAYHKAYGGKD; encoded by the coding sequence ATGAGTTATGATGAAAAAATGGGTGGCAGATCGTATCGCTCCCAAAACAATCAAAGTTATGTCTTATCAAGGGACAGAGACATTGCAGATGCGAAATCTTTCTTTCTGAATCAGTTGAGTTATCAAAGTAACTGGATTACGGAAAAGGCTGATAAGGCGTTAGTGGAATTTGCGGAAAAAGCCGGTAAATATATGGCTGAAAACAATCTAACGAATTCAAAGATACGGAGTATTTATGGAGAAATAAAGCGAATTCAGATGAAAACGTTTGAGAAAGACAAGGCGTCTTTTTTTCTGTTGAAACCTAAAGTAGCTTATGCTTTGGGACGAGAGCAAAAAGATGTGAAAGGGTTGCAACTCTTTAAATCTATTTTTGATAAGAGTTTTGATGATGTGACGAATGAAACGCAGTATCTGAATTTTTGTAATTTGATTGAAGCAATATTGGCTTATCATAAAGCTTATGGTGGTAAAGATTAA
- the cas10 gene encoding type III-A CRISPR-associated protein Cas10/Csm1 translates to MSTIREHVYLAALLHDIGKFYQRADSGNITTSKFLKPIVRGLESIILPSNNKGVNTHKHCLWTAQFLEDYQPVFQRLATNKLDNLTDKDNLINLSAGHHLSFEQQTELGKIIKKADNLSSGMDRDSDEAYKDDQDESGWDSFKKKRMTSILQNVKDYQAEIIYHLPLKAISLDKGYFPKVFAKEDLPDYSTLWKSFNNEFKLIQANTCHAFAETFLNLLFKYTTAIPASTIHFPDVSLYDHLKTTAAIAVCLYDYQQAEEKGEKPFLMIGADFSGIQNYIYQVISKYASKNLKGRSFYLRILSDCIVRYLLKELNLFQANIIYNSGGSFYLLAPNTMEVRRRLESAISYIDKSMFEAHGTTLYIAIDSVEVSEDALMHRNGENLVKTWTSLFEKRNNKKQNKYSLLITTRYDLFFEPYMPHETMRDVVTGELFGEKEAPFHHKEIEEDFRENAVLKELTVRQILLGKMLRGAEVLVVSEGEITYWRDKIFVAPANLGIYYYLLNFSDLDKMKEQLRASADKVTIVSLNGKRLDCDFLRNVEGLNNIYSLEFYGGNIYPKKTFEEMCENDSFSRLGVLRMDVDNLGSIFQNGIAPERATLSRYAALSRSFDYFFSGYLNRIQQELAPDTSFIVYSGGDDVFIVGEWSVIIKLAKRIYLDFKEFTCHNPSFSLSGGIAIVPRKYPIIKGAEQSDKEEKNAKEHFCGVSGGAQYELKNSLSFMNTPLNWNKEFPQVEQLKDAIVTFIDQGYLPKSFISKVQSYAMNAQISNHCIQNLKIYWMLTYDLIRMKKTLDMMSCKEMIENCIKEICGNKATLNGEHIETCYHPLELWTFATRWAELECRTNKK, encoded by the coding sequence ATGAGTACAATAAGAGAACATGTTTATTTGGCGGCTTTATTGCATGATATAGGTAAATTTTATCAAAGAGCAGATTCTGGTAATATAACTACCAGCAAATTCTTGAAGCCGATAGTGCGTGGATTGGAGAGTATTATACTTCCTTCTAATAATAAGGGCGTTAATACCCATAAACATTGTTTGTGGACAGCACAATTTTTGGAGGATTATCAGCCTGTTTTTCAAAGATTGGCTACAAACAAATTGGATAATTTGACCGATAAGGACAATCTAATCAATTTGTCCGCGGGACATCATTTGTCATTTGAACAGCAAACCGAATTGGGAAAGATTATTAAAAAGGCGGATAATCTTTCTTCCGGTATGGATCGTGATAGTGATGAAGCTTATAAAGATGATCAAGATGAAAGTGGCTGGGACTCTTTTAAAAAGAAGCGAATGACTTCCATTCTACAGAATGTGAAAGATTATCAGGCTGAAATAATATATCATTTACCGTTGAAAGCTATTAGTCTGGATAAGGGCTATTTCCCGAAAGTTTTTGCCAAAGAAGATTTGCCAGACTATAGTACACTTTGGAAGTCTTTTAATAATGAGTTTAAATTGATTCAGGCTAATACGTGTCATGCTTTTGCAGAAACTTTTTTGAATCTGCTTTTTAAATATACAACTGCGATTCCCGCAAGTACGATCCATTTTCCAGATGTCTCATTATATGATCATCTGAAGACTACTGCCGCTATAGCAGTTTGTCTCTATGATTATCAGCAAGCAGAAGAAAAAGGAGAAAAGCCTTTTCTGATGATTGGTGCAGACTTTAGTGGTATACAAAATTATATTTATCAGGTAATATCTAAATATGCTAGTAAGAATCTGAAGGGACGTTCTTTTTATTTGCGTATTCTTTCAGACTGCATTGTGCGATATTTGTTGAAAGAGTTAAACTTGTTTCAGGCGAATATCATTTACAATTCAGGTGGTAGTTTCTATCTCTTGGCTCCTAATACAATGGAAGTGAGGAGGCGGTTAGAAAGTGCTATCTCCTACATTGATAAGAGTATGTTTGAAGCTCATGGAACCACTCTTTATATCGCGATAGATTCGGTAGAGGTTTCGGAAGATGCTTTGATGCACCGCAATGGTGAGAACTTGGTAAAAACGTGGACATCTCTTTTCGAAAAAAGAAATAATAAGAAGCAGAATAAATATTCTTTGTTGATTACAACCCGTTATGATTTATTTTTTGAGCCGTATATGCCACATGAAACTATGCGTGATGTAGTTACTGGTGAATTGTTTGGAGAAAAGGAAGCGCCTTTTCATCATAAAGAAATAGAAGAAGACTTTCGTGAAAATGCGGTTTTGAAGGAACTGACTGTGAGACAAATTCTGCTCGGAAAAATGCTACGGGGAGCAGAGGTACTGGTTGTGTCAGAGGGAGAAATAACTTATTGGCGGGATAAGATCTTTGTAGCTCCGGCAAATTTGGGTATTTATTATTATTTGCTCAACTTTTCTGATTTAGATAAGATGAAAGAGCAATTGCGCGCTTCGGCAGATAAAGTGACAATTGTTTCTTTGAATGGTAAACGGCTGGATTGTGATTTCCTGCGTAATGTGGAAGGATTGAATAATATATACTCTTTGGAGTTTTATGGAGGGAATATTTATCCGAAGAAAACATTTGAAGAAATGTGTGAAAATGACTCATTCTCCCGTTTGGGAGTCTTACGGATGGATGTGGATAATCTAGGCAGTATTTTTCAAAATGGCATTGCTCCAGAACGAGCAACCTTATCCCGTTATGCGGCATTGAGTCGTTCTTTTGATTATTTCTTTTCCGGTTATTTAAATAGAATACAGCAAGAGCTAGCTCCAGATACGTCATTTATCGTATATAGTGGTGGTGATGATGTCTTTATTGTAGGAGAGTGGAGCGTAATAATAAAATTGGCTAAGCGAATATATTTAGATTTTAAAGAATTTACTTGTCATAATCCGTCATTTTCATTATCAGGTGGAATTGCAATTGTTCCTCGAAAGTATCCTATTATAAAAGGAGCGGAACAAAGTGATAAAGAAGAGAAAAATGCGAAGGAGCACTTTTGTGGTGTGTCTGGTGGTGCTCAATATGAATTGAAGAATTCTTTATCTTTCATGAATACTCCATTGAATTGGAATAAGGAATTTCCACAGGTGGAACAATTGAAAGACGCCATTGTGACTTTTATTGATCAAGGATATTTACCTAAGTCGTTCATCTCCAAAGTACAGAGTTATGCCATGAATGCCCAGATTAGCAATCATTGCATTCAGAATTTGAAAATTTATTGGATGTTGACTTATGATTTAATCAGGATGAAGAAAACTTTGGATATGATGTCTTGTAAAGAAATGATTGAGAATTGTATCAAGGAGATTTGTGGTAATAAAGCGACATTGAATGGTGAACATATTGAAACTTGTTATCATCCTTTAGAATTGTGGACTTTTGCGACAAGATGGGCAGAATTGGAATGTAGAACAAATAAAAAATAA
- the csm5 gene encoding type III-A CRISPR-associated RAMP protein Csm5: MSKIKISTLTPVHIGSGNFLQYNTDFVVTRKNTDSYLNIIDERKILELIGVVHLNDWVLSIERNEDTQELVKRYSPHSSVSDYILRCSISYSSIVPTDTLKECIHDGLGVPYIPGSSIKGAIRTALVATLSQEIIPSLLDKPNLKHLASDVEGKLFGKDPKEDVFRFLQVGDAYFDKGSEIVLRLIMGLNITQNKSLRPKKNDSKPQLVEAIGVDEEAIFSLKINMDYYLKASNISDKIGKMPDEMRTVPALFHLINKHTSTLLTQEIDFWEREGRDKIGMEDYVEKIKEMLDEVNKCEGDNQSCVLRVGHASGWRFITGAWSEQLPFFESFVMNAARPGNRNRYNDYPFPKSRRMDFDGDLMGFVKLSML, encoded by the coding sequence ATGAGTAAAATAAAAATCAGTACTTTAACACCGGTGCATATTGGTTCGGGTAACTTCTTACAGTATAATACCGATTTTGTCGTGACAAGGAAGAATACCGATTCGTACTTGAATATAATTGATGAACGCAAGATATTAGAACTGATAGGAGTCGTGCATTTGAATGATTGGGTATTAAGCATTGAGAGGAATGAAGACACTCAAGAGCTGGTAAAACGTTATTCTCCTCATAGTAGTGTTTCCGATTATATATTACGTTGTTCTATTTCGTATTCCAGTATTGTGCCAACTGACACTCTGAAAGAGTGTATACACGATGGTTTGGGAGTTCCCTATATTCCAGGCAGTTCAATAAAGGGGGCAATCCGTACAGCTTTAGTGGCGACATTAAGTCAGGAAATAATTCCTTCATTATTAGACAAACCAAATCTCAAGCACTTAGCTTCCGATGTAGAAGGAAAATTATTTGGTAAAGATCCGAAAGAGGACGTTTTTCGTTTCTTACAGGTAGGCGACGCTTATTTCGATAAGGGTAGTGAAATCGTCTTGCGTTTAATAATGGGGCTGAACATTACTCAGAATAAATCATTAAGACCTAAGAAGAACGATAGTAAACCGCAATTGGTAGAAGCTATCGGAGTAGACGAGGAAGCAATATTCTCGTTAAAAATTAATATGGACTATTATTTAAAAGCGAGTAATATATCGGATAAGATTGGAAAAATGCCAGATGAAATGAGAACAGTTCCAGCTTTGTTTCATTTAATCAATAAACATACGAGTACCTTGCTAACACAGGAAATTGATTTTTGGGAAAGAGAAGGACGAGATAAAATAGGAATGGAAGATTATGTGGAAAAAATAAAAGAAATGCTGGACGAAGTAAATAAATGCGAAGGGGATAATCAAAGTTGTGTGTTGCGTGTCGGTCATGCTTCAGGATGGAGATTTATTACCGGTGCATGGAGTGAACAGCTTCCTTTCTTTGAATCTTTTGTGATGAATGCAGCTCGTCCTGGAAATAGGAATAGGTATAACGATTATCCTTTTCCTAAATCCAGGCGTATGGATTTTGATGGTGATTTAATGGGATTTGTAAAACTATCAATGTTGTAA
- the csm4 gene encoding type III-A CRISPR-associated RAMP protein Csm4: protein MATYNIIKIKFLTPLHLGVGKEFFDFSSSNLHSDTLTSALAAIRVQRGHSEGVLEFLSSFSLSSAFPYVGEIFYLPKAIGNLKIKVRGKAEYEYRKNLKRIKYLEYPLWASLAEGKEVEVDSEQIHHSFLSCSKDFKLPYANHVVQRVQVPRGDDMEAEPFFFDWRFFNSESGLYCLTDTVGELFSELRSLFESLGEVGIGTDKNIGGGKFVVETGCLRFPDVADARSLQLLSLYLPTKEELDGLALATSRYNLLLRGGYMAGSGHESFRHLWKKSVYMFDVGSVFPASQNLCGKVVNLQPEWNDEKMHPVYRSGRPFCIPVNL, encoded by the coding sequence ATGGCTACATATAATATCATAAAAATAAAATTCTTGACTCCCCTTCATTTAGGAGTAGGAAAAGAGTTTTTTGATTTTTCATCGTCAAATTTGCATAGTGATACCTTAACTTCCGCATTGGCAGCAATTAGGGTGCAACGTGGACATTCAGAAGGAGTTTTGGAATTCTTGTCTTCATTTTCATTAAGCTCTGCATTTCCGTATGTGGGTGAGATTTTTTATTTGCCGAAAGCCATCGGTAATTTGAAAATTAAGGTACGTGGAAAGGCGGAATATGAATATCGGAAAAACTTGAAGAGGATAAAATACCTAGAGTATCCTCTATGGGCTTCATTGGCTGAAGGAAAAGAGGTAGAGGTAGACAGTGAGCAAATACATCATTCTTTTCTCTCTTGCAGTAAGGATTTTAAACTACCTTACGCCAATCATGTCGTCCAACGTGTTCAAGTGCCGAGAGGAGACGATATGGAAGCCGAACCATTCTTTTTTGATTGGCGTTTCTTTAATTCCGAATCGGGACTCTATTGTCTTACTGACACTGTCGGTGAATTATTCTCTGAATTAAGGTCCTTATTTGAGTCGCTTGGAGAGGTGGGCATTGGTACGGATAAGAATATTGGTGGTGGAAAGTTTGTGGTAGAGACGGGATGTTTGCGCTTTCCAGATGTAGCGGATGCTCGTTCTCTTCAACTTCTGTCTCTTTATCTGCCGACTAAGGAAGAATTAGATGGCTTGGCTCTCGCAACTTCCCGATATAATCTTCTTTTGCGTGGAGGCTATATGGCGGGAAGTGGACATGAATCTTTTCGTCATTTGTGGAAAAAGTCTGTTTATATGTTTGATGTAGGGTCTGTTTTTCCCGCAAGTCAAAATTTGTGTGGAAAGGTAGTGAATTTACAACCGGAATGGAATGATGAAAAGATGCATCCTGTATATCGTAGTGGGCGTCCTTTTTGCATACCTGTAAATCTATAA
- a CDS encoding CRISPR-associated endonuclease Cas6, with translation MENLDISILNLQFKNEISYSEIHLLRGAILNALDGKADVLFHNHIGESFRYSYPLIQYKRIHKKAAIFCLREGTDAIGQFLSKGSFSLCLGERRIDMEIESVHSKKFKIQPWQSLLKYRLKRWLPLNSENYKKYKEMDELVERISFLEKILVSNLLSFFKGIGFHITSKIICKLVSISDPYQVVNKGVKLIAFDIEFKTNFSLPDYLGIGKNASIGYGVVTHVQNEKKR, from the coding sequence ATGGAGAACTTAGACATATCAATATTGAACCTACAGTTTAAGAATGAGATATCTTATTCGGAAATACATTTGTTGCGAGGAGCTATTCTTAATGCATTAGATGGGAAAGCGGATGTACTTTTTCATAACCATATAGGGGAGTCTTTTCGCTATTCTTATCCTTTGATACAATATAAGAGAATACACAAGAAGGCTGCGATTTTCTGCTTGCGAGAAGGTACAGATGCTATCGGACAGTTTCTATCCAAAGGCTCTTTTTCACTGTGTTTGGGCGAGCGGCGAATAGATATGGAGATAGAGTCGGTTCACTCAAAGAAATTTAAGATTCAGCCGTGGCAGTCTTTGCTAAAGTATAGATTAAAACGATGGCTTCCTCTGAATTCGGAGAATTATAAAAAGTATAAGGAAATGGATGAACTAGTGGAGAGAATATCCTTTTTAGAGAAAATTTTAGTATCTAACTTGCTGTCTTTTTTTAAAGGAATAGGATTTCATATTACTTCAAAAATAATATGTAAATTAGTATCAATAAGCGATCCTTATCAAGTAGTAAATAAGGGGGTAAAACTTATAGCGTTTGATATAGAGTTTAAAACTAATTTTTCATTACCCGATTATCTTGGAATAGGGAAAAATGCAAGTATTGGATATGGGGTAGTAACACACGTTCAGAATGAAAAAAAAAGATAA
- a CDS encoding CRISPR-associated protein gives MKCVSNDSSLLINLSNHPYSCWGERQREAAKMYGECIDLPFPNVDPFWNEEDIERVSEQYLNKILKMNEKHPVTVHVMGEFTFCYSMVRKLLMNNINCIASCAERDVEYVDDNHVKQVMFNFMRFRKYAEI, from the coding sequence ATGAAATGTGTAAGTAATGATTCATCTTTATTGATTAATCTCTCTAATCATCCTTATTCATGTTGGGGAGAAAGGCAGCGTGAAGCAGCGAAAATGTATGGCGAATGCATTGATCTTCCCTTCCCAAACGTTGATCCTTTTTGGAATGAAGAAGATATTGAGAGGGTGTCTGAACAGTATTTGAATAAGATATTGAAGATGAATGAGAAACATCCGGTTACAGTTCACGTTATGGGAGAGTTCACCTTTTGTTATTCGATGGTAAGGAAGTTGCTTATGAATAATATAAACTGCATAGCTTCATGTGCTGAACGTGATGTTGAATATGTGGACGATAATCATGTAAAGCAGGTGATGTTTAATTTTATGCGTTTCAGGAAATATGCAGAAATCTAA
- a CDS encoding ATP-binding domain-containing protein has translation MQKSKFTLTEGQRLAFEKLLDFVRDKEAKVFILKGYAGTGKTSMMKVLIGELTRRNLKFSLLASTGRAAKILSNATQVQQKELFVDFYLRMKKRNLRQKDKEFKAVMMKDPYLNALRSVFGYALTCHKVQGGEWETVFLDIPRSVPVVDKPYVYQWVYTAMTRAKKELYVVDDFWVM, from the coding sequence ATGCAGAAATCTAAATTCACATTGACAGAAGGACAGCGACTTGCTTTTGAGAAACTATTAGATTTTGTGAGAGATAAAGAGGCCAAGGTCTTTATTTTGAAAGGTTATGCTGGTACTGGGAAAACTTCTATGATGAAAGTTCTGATAGGGGAATTGACTCGGCGAAACTTGAAATTTTCGCTATTGGCTTCTACAGGTAGGGCGGCAAAAATATTGAGTAATGCTACTCAAGTTCAACAGAAAGAATTGTTTGTTGATTTCTATCTTCGAATGAAGAAGCGTAATTTGAGACAGAAGGATAAAGAATTTAAAGCAGTGATGATGAAAGACCCTTATTTGAACGCATTGCGGAGTGTGTTTGGATATGCTTTAACATGTCATAAGGTGCAGGGAGGTGAATGGGAGACTGTTTTTCTTGATATCCCTCGTTCTGTCCCAGTGGTAGATAAGCCTTATGTTTATCAATGGGTTTATACGGCTATGACGCGTGCAAAAAAGGAGTTGTATGTAGTAGATGATTTTTGGGTCATGTAA
- a CDS encoding Card1-like endonuclease domain-containing protein — protein sequence MNHIHIALLGAQSYPVYLGIIDQHPDEVILIHSVTTLDEAIRVRCEIEKQEIKLPVQLIEFDPVDISRIFSQLKKHFANLSFENLYSVNISGGTKLWSVAFYEYFREYPHVRLLYIDQNNYICDLKTAGKRLSDVPLDTDIVFRLNGTLAKSYTLLSEYTEKDTCCLKKIKDLRRHSYDGFKGFSMPGIEKWNEIENKKEGCWMSADGALLWDKPAQRIIIRLLNKKGIVKEETLESPHVFSLFFHAGWFEYEVARILSGWKYAKEIRLNVKFPYNAERNPKNEIDVIVNTGNRLLFVECKTQISFITDIDKFRTAVKNYGGMACKALFVTEAVMKNTAREKCEDSGILSFSLENSFANLSVAEQLYIKLELELFEINKK from the coding sequence ATGAATCACATACATATAGCATTACTTGGGGCACAGTCTTATCCCGTTTATTTGGGCATTATTGATCAACATCCGGATGAGGTAATCTTGATACATTCGGTTACAACGCTTGATGAGGCGATACGCGTAAGGTGTGAGATAGAAAAGCAGGAGATAAAACTTCCTGTGCAGTTGATAGAGTTTGACCCGGTAGATATATCTCGGATATTCAGTCAATTGAAAAAGCATTTTGCAAATTTGTCGTTTGAGAATCTATATTCAGTGAATATTTCCGGTGGAACAAAACTATGGTCTGTTGCTTTTTATGAGTATTTCAGGGAGTATCCTCATGTGCGCCTTCTATATATAGATCAGAACAATTATATCTGTGACCTGAAAACTGCTGGAAAACGCCTTTCGGATGTTCCTTTGGATACGGATATCGTTTTTCGACTGAATGGAACTTTGGCTAAATCTTATACTTTATTGTCCGAATACACGGAGAAAGATACTTGTTGTCTGAAAAAAATAAAAGACTTACGCAGGCATTCTTATGATGGATTTAAAGGTTTTTCAATGCCGGGCATAGAAAAATGGAATGAAATAGAAAATAAGAAAGAAGGCTGTTGGATGTCAGCGGATGGAGCTCTTTTATGGGATAAGCCTGCTCAAAGAATAATAATTCGGCTATTAAATAAAAAGGGTATTGTAAAAGAGGAAACCTTGGAGTCTCCACATGTGTTCTCTCTTTTCTTTCATGCAGGATGGTTTGAATATGAAGTTGCGAGGATACTTTCTGGATGGAAGTATGCCAAAGAAATACGGTTGAATGTGAAGTTCCCATATAATGCAGAAAGAAATCCGAAAAATGAAATAGATGTTATAGTAAACACAGGAAACCGTTTGTTATTTGTAGAATGCAAGACCCAGATTTCTTTTATCACGGATATAGACAAATTTCGTACTGCCGTAAAAAATTATGGGGGAATGGCTTGTAAAGCTCTGTTTGTAACAGAAGCTGTAATGAAAAATACTGCAAGAGAGAAGTGTGAAGATAGTGGTATACTATCTTTCAGTTTGGAAAATTCATTTGCTAATTTGTCGGTGGCAGAGCAGTTGTATATTAAGTTAGAACTTGAATTATTTGAAATAAATAAAAAATAA